From Cognatishimia activa, one genomic window encodes:
- the ilvA gene encoding threonine ammonia-lyase IlvA, whose amino-acid sequence MTDFRTQARSAEAAMRSVFDPTPLQRNAHLSQRFAAEIYLKREDLTPVRSYKLRGAFNAMRKVLEKDPSRDLFVCASAGNHAQGVAYMCKHFGVRGVIFMPVTTPQQKIFKTKVFGEEAIEVRLVGDYFDDTLTAAQDYCAEAKGTFLSPFDDEDVIEGQASVAAEIMAQLGRAPERVILPVGGGGLAAGVTSFFGQNTHFTLVEPEGGTSLIAALESGEPVTLAHVDGFVDGAAVARIGQMTFARLSKTELKDVISAPEDRICATMLEMLNVEGIVLEPAGALAVDALVDVADQIKGKTVVCVTSGGNFDFERLPEVKERAQRYSGVKKYFILRLPQRPGALKEFLNLLGPEDDIARFEYLKKSARNFGSVLIGIETKRPENFEAYFKRLEDAGMTYTDITNDEMLAQFLI is encoded by the coding sequence ATGACTGATTTCCGCACCCAGGCCCGCAGTGCCGAAGCCGCCATGCGCAGCGTTTTTGATCCCACGCCTTTGCAGCGAAATGCCCACCTGTCGCAGCGTTTTGCCGCCGAGATTTACCTCAAGCGCGAGGATCTGACGCCAGTGCGCAGCTACAAACTACGCGGGGCCTTCAACGCGATGCGCAAGGTCCTGGAAAAGGATCCCTCTCGCGACCTTTTTGTCTGCGCGTCAGCTGGTAATCACGCGCAGGGTGTTGCTTATATGTGCAAGCATTTTGGGGTTCGCGGTGTGATTTTCATGCCGGTAACGACGCCTCAGCAGAAAATCTTTAAGACAAAAGTTTTCGGTGAAGAGGCCATCGAGGTACGCCTTGTGGGTGACTATTTTGATGACACCCTGACTGCGGCTCAGGATTATTGCGCAGAAGCCAAAGGCACGTTTTTGTCCCCGTTTGACGACGAAGACGTCATCGAAGGTCAGGCTTCCGTCGCTGCAGAAATCATGGCCCAACTTGGACGCGCGCCTGAGCGTGTGATCCTTCCTGTTGGTGGCGGCGGCCTTGCCGCTGGCGTCACAAGCTTCTTTGGGCAAAATACGCATTTTACTTTGGTTGAGCCTGAGGGTGGCACCAGCTTGATTGCGGCGTTGGAAAGTGGGGAACCTGTCACTTTGGCTCATGTCGATGGGTTCGTAGATGGTGCGGCTGTGGCGCGGATCGGGCAAATGACCTTTGCGCGCCTATCTAAGACAGAGCTGAAAGATGTGATTTCTGCGCCCGAAGATCGCATCTGCGCAACGATGCTTGAGATGCTGAATGTCGAAGGCATCGTGCTGGAACCTGCCGGAGCTTTGGCAGTTGATGCGCTTGTTGATGTGGCGGATCAGATCAAAGGGAAGACGGTGGTCTGCGTGACCTCTGGGGGCAATTTTGATTTTGAACGCCTGCCGGAGGTCAAAGAACGGGCGCAGCGATATTCTGGTGTCAAAAAGTACTTCATTTTGCGTTTGCCCCAGCGTCCAGGAGCTCTGAAAGAGTTTCTGAATTTGCTCGGTCCTGAAGATGATATCGCTCGCTTTGAGTATCTCAAAAAATCAGCACGCAATTTCGGTTCGGTGTTGATTGGGATTGAAACTAAGCGACCCGAAAATTTCGAAGCCTATTTCAAGCGTCTTGAGGATGCAGGGATGACTTATACCGATATCACCAATGACGAGATGCTTGCGCAGTTCCTGATCTAA
- a CDS encoding argininosuccinate synthase gives MSAPKKVVLAYSGGLDTSIILKWLQTEYGCEVVTFTADLGQGEELEPARKKAELLGIKPENIFIEDVREEFVRDFVFPMFRANAVYEGLYLLGTSIARPLISKRLVEIAAQTGADAVSHGATGKGNDQVRFELSAYALNPEITVIAPWREWDLSSRTKLLEFAEAHQIPIAKDKRGEAPFSVDANLLHTSSEGKVLEDPAEAAPDYVYQRTDHPENAPDTPEYIEIGFEKGDAVSINGEAMSPATILTKLNEYGRIHGIGRLDFVENRFVGMKSRGIYETPGGDILLEAHRGIEQITLDSGAGHLKDSIMPRYAELIYNGFWYSPEREMLQALIDKSQEHVTGTVRVKLYKGSARTVARWSDHSLYSEAHVTFEEDAGAYDQTDAAGFIQLNALRLKLLAARNKRVSDK, from the coding sequence ATGTCCGCGCCCAAAAAAGTTGTTCTGGCCTATTCCGGTGGCCTTGATACCTCGATCATCCTGAAATGGCTGCAAACCGAATACGGTTGCGAAGTCGTTACCTTTACCGCTGACCTTGGTCAGGGTGAAGAGCTGGAACCAGCCCGCAAAAAAGCCGAGCTACTGGGCATCAAGCCAGAGAACATCTTTATCGAGGATGTGCGCGAAGAATTCGTGCGCGATTTCGTATTCCCAATGTTCCGCGCCAATGCGGTCTATGAAGGTCTCTATCTGCTGGGCACTTCCATCGCGCGCCCGCTGATCTCCAAACGTCTTGTCGAGATCGCCGCGCAAACCGGTGCAGATGCCGTGTCCCACGGCGCGACCGGCAAGGGCAACGACCAGGTGCGTTTCGAGCTCTCTGCCTACGCGCTGAACCCAGAAATCACTGTGATCGCCCCATGGCGTGAATGGGATCTGAGCAGCCGTACAAAACTCCTTGAATTCGCAGAGGCGCATCAGATTCCGATCGCAAAGGACAAGCGCGGCGAAGCACCGTTCTCTGTAGATGCAAACCTGCTGCACACCTCTTCCGAAGGTAAGGTCCTGGAAGACCCAGCAGAAGCAGCGCCTGATTACGTTTACCAGCGCACCGATCATCCAGAAAACGCGCCGGACACACCAGAATACATCGAGATCGGATTTGAAAAAGGCGATGCGGTCAGCATCAATGGAGAGGCGATGAGCCCTGCAACCATCCTGACCAAGCTGAACGAATATGGTCGTATTCACGGCATCGGCCGTTTGGACTTCGTTGAAAACCGCTTTGTCGGCATGAAGTCCCGCGGCATCTACGAAACTCCAGGCGGCGACATCCTGTTGGAAGCGCACCGTGGTATCGAGCAGATCACTCTGGACAGTGGCGCAGGCCACCTGAAAGATTCGATCATGCCGCGCTATGCAGAACTGATCTACAACGGCTTCTGGTATTCCCCAGAGCGTGAAATGCTGCAGGCCCTCATCGACAAGAGCCAAGAACACGTCACCGGCACCGTCCGCGTGAAACTCTACAAAGGCTCCGCACGTACAGTTGCGCGCTGGTCTGATCACAGCCTCTATTCAGAAGCGCACGTGACCTTTGAAGAGGACGCAGGTGCATACGATCAGACAGATGCAGCTGGCTTCATCCAGCTCAACGCTTTGCGCCTGAAACTTCTGGCAGCACGCAATAAACGCGTCTCTGATAAGTAA
- the msrA gene encoding peptide-methionine (S)-S-oxide reductase MsrA, producing the protein MDRMVNLKTLMLGGLIAVGVLLQCTQAKAGTEKLIVAGGCFWCVESDFESVNGVKSAVSGYIGGSAETADYKKISKGGTGHYEAVEITFDNNKVSRDQLLHMFFRSVDPTDAGGQFCDRGDSYRTAVFYKNNAQKSSADSAKAAAQSALGQKIVTPVLAAGNFYKAEKYHQDYYKSSTVVLTRFGPKKKSEAYKRYREACGRDQRVKQLWGKAAPFASK; encoded by the coding sequence ATGGATCGCATGGTCAATTTGAAAACACTGATGCTGGGCGGGCTCATCGCCGTCGGCGTACTTCTACAATGCACTCAAGCGAAAGCAGGCACTGAAAAACTGATCGTTGCTGGCGGGTGTTTTTGGTGCGTCGAAAGCGACTTTGAAAGTGTGAATGGTGTGAAGAGCGCTGTGTCTGGCTATATAGGCGGCTCGGCAGAAACCGCTGACTACAAAAAGATCAGCAAAGGCGGCACCGGCCACTATGAAGCTGTCGAGATCACTTTTGACAACAATAAGGTTTCGCGTGATCAGCTGCTGCATATGTTCTTCCGCTCGGTTGATCCAACAGACGCGGGTGGTCAATTCTGTGACCGCGGCGACAGCTATCGCACAGCTGTTTTCTACAAAAACAACGCGCAGAAATCTTCGGCAGATTCGGCCAAGGCTGCAGCACAGAGCGCGCTGGGTCAGAAAATCGTGACGCCCGTCTTGGCGGCAGGTAATTTCTACAAAGCCGAGAAATATCACCAGGATTACTACAAGAGTTCCACAGTCGTACTGACCCGATTTGGCCCAAAGAAGAAGTCCGAAGCCTACAAGCGCTATCGCGAGGCTTGCGGTCGCGATCAGCGGGTGAAGCAGCTATGGGGCAAGGCTGCGCCCTTCGCTAGCAAGTAA
- a CDS encoding ribokinase encodes MAIYNLGSINADLFYHVPHLPGPGETLAAQSLNKGLGGKGANMSVAASRAAALVSHIGAVGADGKWARQRLLEYGVDTRHIAVLDDQSTGHAVINVDTGGENAIVLFPGANHDITESAVGKALSESARGDILLIQNETNQQAYAAQMGRDLGMFVAYAAAPFDADSVKAVMPYLDFLILNEIEAAQLTEATGLEVDQLPVADVVITLGGDGCRWINSIKRTSQSFKAHSVEVVDTTGAGDTFTGYLLAGLDRGMPMAQAIGLAMKAGALMVTREGTADVIPDLKEVQNASF; translated from the coding sequence ATGGCGATTTATAACCTCGGCTCGATAAATGCCGATCTATTTTACCATGTGCCACATTTACCCGGACCAGGTGAAACGCTTGCGGCTCAAAGTTTGAATAAAGGCCTCGGTGGCAAGGGGGCTAATATGTCGGTTGCGGCCTCTCGTGCGGCAGCCTTGGTCTCCCATATCGGGGCAGTTGGCGCTGATGGAAAATGGGCCCGCCAGAGATTGTTGGAATATGGCGTCGATACCCGGCATATCGCGGTATTAGATGACCAATCCACAGGTCACGCGGTGATCAATGTCGACACAGGCGGTGAAAACGCGATTGTGCTATTTCCGGGCGCGAACCACGACATCACGGAAAGTGCGGTTGGCAAAGCACTGAGCGAAAGCGCTCGAGGCGATATTCTTTTGATCCAGAACGAGACCAACCAGCAGGCCTATGCCGCTCAGATGGGTCGCGATCTTGGGATGTTTGTGGCCTATGCCGCGGCACCGTTTGATGCGGATTCCGTAAAGGCTGTGATGCCATACTTGGATTTCCTAATTCTCAATGAAATCGAAGCGGCGCAACTGACGGAGGCCACAGGGCTTGAGGTTGACCAGCTGCCGGTCGCGGATGTGGTGATCACTTTGGGCGGGGATGGGTGCCGTTGGATCAATTCGATCAAGCGCACCTCTCAGAGCTTTAAGGCACATTCCGTTGAGGTGGTTGATACCACCGGTGCCGGAGATACTTTTACAGGCTATTTGCTTGCGGGATTGGATCGCGGAATGCCGATGGCGCAGGCGATTGGTCTGGCGATGAAAGCAGGCGCCCTGATGGTAACCCGCGAGGGCACCGCGGATGTCATTCCGGACCTCAAAGAGGTCCAGAACGCTTCTTTTTAA
- a CDS encoding NADP-dependent malic enzyme has product MTKTKVTREEALAFHLEPTPGKFEIKATVPMTTQRDLSLAYSPGVAVPCEEIAADPSTAYDYTNKGNLVAVISNGTAVLGLGNLGALGSKPVMEGKSVLFKRFADVNSIDIELDTEDPDAFCQAVKLMGPTFGGINLEDIKAPECFIIEQRLKEEMDIPVFHDDQHGTAVICAAGLINALRLSGKKIEDVKIVLNGAGAAGIACIELLKSMGAKHENCIVCDTKGVIYQGRKDGMNQWKSAHAIKTDLRTLEEAMVGADVFLGVSVRGAVTQAMVETMATDPLIFAMANPDPEITPEEAQAVRPDAIMGTGRSDYANQVNNVLAFPYLFRGALDIHARAINDEMKIACAEALAELAREDVPDEVAMAYGRKLTFGRDYIIPTPFDPRLIYRIPPAVAKAGMDTGVSRRPIVDMEGYEANLKSRMDPTANMLRNMNARARNAQARMIFAEGDDPRVLRAAVTYQRSGLGKALVVGREADVAEKLEAAGLGDAVSELEVVNAANSMHLRSYKDFLYKRLQRKGYDRHDVHRLAARDRHVFAALMLAHGHGDGLVTGATRKSAHVMELINHVFDADAEAGAVGITAILHNGRVVLISDTLVHEWPDENELANIAERSADVARNMGLEPRIAFVSFSTFGYPVSERAEKMHLAPNVLDKRGVDFEYEGEMAVDVALNPTQQEAYPFQRLSGPANILVVPARHSASISTKLMQEMAGATVIGPILAGVDKSIQICSTTSTANDIVNMAILAACKVG; this is encoded by the coding sequence ATGACCAAGACCAAAGTGACTCGTGAGGAGGCGCTCGCCTTCCACCTTGAGCCAACACCAGGCAAGTTTGAAATTAAGGCAACTGTGCCGATGACCACGCAACGTGACCTGTCACTGGCCTATTCTCCGGGTGTGGCAGTTCCTTGCGAAGAAATCGCGGCGGACCCTTCCACGGCGTACGACTATACCAACAAAGGCAACCTTGTAGCGGTGATTTCAAACGGTACGGCTGTTTTGGGCCTCGGCAATCTTGGCGCGCTGGGCTCGAAGCCGGTTATGGAGGGGAAGTCGGTTCTGTTCAAACGGTTCGCGGATGTGAACTCGATCGATATTGAGCTCGACACCGAAGACCCGGATGCCTTCTGTCAGGCGGTCAAACTGATGGGGCCAACCTTTGGCGGCATCAATCTTGAAGACATCAAAGCACCTGAGTGTTTCATCATTGAACAGCGTCTGAAGGAAGAGATGGATATTCCGGTCTTCCACGACGACCAGCACGGCACAGCCGTGATCTGCGCGGCGGGTCTGATCAATGCATTGCGCCTCTCTGGTAAAAAAATCGAAGACGTTAAGATCGTTCTGAACGGTGCGGGAGCTGCAGGGATTGCCTGTATCGAGCTGCTGAAGTCTATGGGTGCAAAGCACGAAAATTGCATCGTTTGCGACACCAAAGGTGTGATTTATCAGGGCCGCAAAGACGGCATGAACCAGTGGAAATCTGCGCATGCGATCAAAACTGATCTGCGCACTTTGGAAGAAGCAATGGTCGGCGCCGACGTTTTCCTTGGTGTTTCTGTTCGCGGGGCGGTGACCCAAGCGATGGTCGAAACAATGGCTACGGATCCCCTGATTTTTGCGATGGCGAACCCTGATCCAGAGATCACTCCAGAGGAGGCGCAGGCTGTGCGCCCGGATGCAATTATGGGGACTGGGCGTTCTGACTACGCCAACCAGGTGAACAACGTTCTGGCTTTCCCATATCTCTTCCGCGGGGCGTTGGATATCCACGCGCGCGCCATCAATGACGAGATGAAAATCGCCTGTGCAGAAGCATTGGCTGAACTGGCGCGTGAAGATGTGCCAGATGAGGTCGCGATGGCCTATGGCCGTAAGCTGACCTTTGGTCGGGATTACATCATCCCAACACCATTTGACCCGCGTCTGATCTACCGTATTCCGCCGGCTGTTGCCAAAGCCGGTATGGATACCGGTGTGTCACGCCGTCCGATTGTGGATATGGAAGGCTATGAGGCCAACCTGAAATCCCGCATGGACCCAACAGCGAACATGCTGCGCAACATGAATGCCCGTGCGCGCAATGCGCAGGCGCGGATGATTTTTGCAGAAGGTGATGATCCGCGGGTATTGCGTGCTGCAGTGACGTACCAACGCTCTGGCCTTGGCAAGGCGCTGGTAGTGGGCCGCGAGGCGGATGTGGCCGAAAAGCTGGAAGCAGCAGGTCTGGGGGATGCGGTTTCTGAGCTTGAGGTTGTGAACGCAGCAAACTCTATGCACCTGCGGTCCTATAAGGACTTCCTTTACAAGCGCCTGCAACGCAAAGGCTATGACCGTCACGATGTGCATCGTCTAGCAGCACGGGATCGTCACGTCTTCGCCGCGTTGATGCTGGCGCATGGTCACGGCGATGGCCTGGTTACCGGTGCAACACGGAAATCCGCCCATGTGATGGAGCTGATCAACCATGTCTTCGATGCCGATGCTGAAGCTGGGGCAGTGGGTATTACCGCGATCCTGCACAACGGTCGCGTTGTTCTGATCTCTGACACTTTGGTGCACGAATGGCCTGATGAAAACGAACTGGCCAATATTGCGGAACGCAGTGCCGATGTGGCCCGCAACATGGGTCTTGAGCCTCGCATCGCCTTTGTCAGCTTCTCAACCTTTGGCTATCCGGTTTCGGAGCGGGCAGAGAAAATGCACCTCGCGCCAAATGTCTTGGACAAACGCGGTGTAGATTTCGAATATGAAGGCGAGATGGCTGTGGATGTGGCGTTGAACCCAACTCAGCAAGAAGCTTATCCATTCCAGCGACTGTCCGGCCCGGCCAATATACTGGTAGTTCCAGCGCGTCACTCGGCAAGTATTTCCACCAAGCTGATGCAGGAAATGGCGGGTGCGACAGTGATTGGCCCGATTTTGGCGGGTGTCGATAAATCGATTCAGATCTGTTCCACGACCTCCACGGCGAATGACATTGTAAACATGGCGATCCTTGCGGCCTGCAAGGTCGGTTGA
- the mutS gene encoding DNA mismatch repair protein MutS: protein MMAQYLEIKEAHPDALLFYRMGDFYEMFFDDAVAAAEALDIALTKRGKHDGNEIPMCGVPHHAAEGYFLTLIRKGFRVAVCEQMESPAEAKKRGYKAVVRREVVRLVTPGTLTEDSLLDARRHNFLAAYAQVRDESALAWADISTGVLHVMTLPQVRLGAELARLAPSELLIAEGSEADLAETVSDMGVSMTSVSRGSFDSTAAGKRVAALFGTQDLDAFGSFTRPETGALGAIVDYLEITQKGKLPLLRPPVKELTGGTMQIDAATRRNLELTHSLSGGRSGTLLATIDRTVTSAGARLLERRLSSPSLSLDTINDRQGAVTFNVDNAHTARDLRDLLRKVPDLDRALSRLSLDRGGPRDLAAIRNGLAQAIDICGLLGALDLPALLTEALQNLQGHDELLDLLDQALIADPPLLARDGGFIAPGYDAELDESRRLRDEGRGVIAGLQAQYSELTGIQALKIKHNNVLGYFVETTAKHADAMMSAPLSETFIHRQTTANQVRFTTVELSELETKILNAGSNALEIEKSLYSSLRRAILDASAQVSGASRALAELDLQAALADLATAENWNLPEVNNSRDFEIVSGRHPVVEAALRKQSGAPFVANDCDLSGGDRASIWMLTGPNMAGKSTFLRQNALIALLAQMGSYVPADRAKIGIVSQLFSRVGASDDLARGRSTFMVEMVETAAILNQSDDRALVILDEIGRGTATYDGLSIAWATLEYLHEVNGCRALFATHYHEMTALAGKLKGVDNATVSVKEFDGEVIFLHEVKRGAADRSYGVQVAQLAGLPDSVINRAREVLDMLEKNEREGGSQKAIIDDLPLFAAAPEPMSKPKAVPSPVDERLGQIIPDELTPREALDLLYELKGLAK from the coding sequence ATGATGGCGCAGTATCTGGAAATCAAAGAGGCGCACCCGGATGCGCTGCTCTTCTATCGCATGGGCGATTTCTACGAGATGTTCTTTGATGACGCTGTCGCCGCGGCCGAGGCACTGGACATCGCCCTGACCAAACGCGGCAAACATGACGGCAATGAAATCCCAATGTGCGGCGTCCCCCATCACGCGGCCGAGGGCTATTTCTTAACGCTGATCCGCAAGGGGTTTCGAGTTGCAGTATGCGAACAAATGGAGAGCCCCGCTGAAGCTAAGAAGCGCGGCTACAAAGCAGTCGTACGGCGCGAAGTGGTGCGCCTTGTTACACCCGGCACGTTGACCGAAGATTCGCTGCTGGATGCCCGCCGTCACAACTTCTTGGCAGCTTATGCACAGGTCCGGGACGAGTCGGCTTTGGCATGGGCGGATATCTCTACCGGTGTGCTGCATGTGATGACATTGCCGCAAGTCCGGTTAGGTGCTGAACTCGCGCGCCTCGCGCCATCAGAACTTCTGATCGCAGAAGGTTCAGAGGCAGATTTGGCTGAAACAGTCTCTGATATGGGCGTCTCTATGACGTCTGTGTCGCGCGGATCCTTTGACAGCACCGCAGCAGGAAAACGCGTTGCAGCGCTCTTTGGCACGCAAGATTTGGACGCCTTCGGTAGCTTCACCCGCCCTGAAACAGGTGCACTTGGAGCCATCGTCGACTATTTGGAAATCACCCAAAAAGGCAAACTGCCCCTGCTGCGCCCTCCGGTCAAAGAGCTGACAGGCGGCACAATGCAAATCGACGCCGCCACGCGACGAAATCTGGAACTAACACACTCTCTTTCTGGCGGTCGCTCCGGCACGCTTTTGGCAACGATCGACCGCACGGTGACCTCTGCAGGCGCACGTCTTTTAGAACGCCGCTTGTCGTCCCCATCGCTGTCTCTGGATACAATCAACGACCGCCAAGGCGCGGTGACTTTCAATGTTGATAACGCCCACACCGCTCGTGATCTACGAGACCTGCTGCGCAAAGTGCCGGACTTAGACCGCGCTTTGTCTCGGCTATCGCTGGACCGGGGCGGCCCGCGTGATCTCGCCGCCATCCGGAATGGCCTCGCGCAGGCCATCGACATCTGCGGCTTGCTGGGCGCACTCGATCTTCCGGCCCTGCTCACCGAAGCTTTGCAAAACCTGCAAGGTCATGACGAACTTCTGGACCTGCTCGACCAAGCGCTGATTGCAGACCCGCCGCTTCTTGCGCGCGATGGTGGTTTTATTGCTCCGGGCTATGACGCGGAACTCGATGAATCCCGTCGCTTACGCGACGAAGGTCGCGGCGTGATTGCCGGACTTCAGGCGCAATACAGCGAACTCACGGGCATTCAGGCGCTGAAGATCAAGCACAACAATGTGCTTGGCTATTTTGTGGAAACCACCGCCAAACACGCTGACGCAATGATGTCTGCGCCGCTGTCTGAAACCTTCATCCACCGTCAGACCACCGCGAACCAGGTGCGTTTTACCACTGTTGAACTCTCCGAGCTGGAAACCAAAATCCTGAACGCGGGCAGCAATGCACTTGAGATCGAAAAGAGTCTCTATTCAAGCCTAAGACGGGCCATCTTGGACGCTTCCGCTCAGGTTTCTGGCGCCTCCCGTGCGCTGGCCGAACTCGACCTTCAAGCCGCACTCGCTGACCTAGCAACAGCCGAAAACTGGAACCTGCCAGAGGTGAATAACAGCCGCGACTTTGAAATCGTGTCAGGTCGTCACCCGGTGGTCGAAGCCGCGCTGCGCAAGCAATCTGGCGCACCCTTTGTGGCCAATGACTGCGATCTATCCGGTGGTGACCGCGCCAGCATCTGGATGCTGACCGGTCCGAACATGGCCGGTAAATCGACCTTCCTGCGCCAGAACGCCTTGATCGCATTGTTGGCCCAAATGGGCAGCTACGTCCCGGCCGATCGCGCCAAGATCGGCATCGTCAGCCAACTCTTCTCCCGCGTCGGAGCCTCAGATGACCTCGCCCGTGGCCGATCCACCTTTATGGTCGAGATGGTCGAAACCGCCGCCATCCTCAACCAATCTGATGACCGCGCGCTTGTGATCCTCGACGAAATCGGACGCGGCACCGCGACCTATGATGGCCTGTCTATCGCCTGGGCTACGCTGGAGTATTTGCACGAAGTGAACGGCTGCCGCGCGCTTTTCGCAACGCATTACCACGAGATGACAGCCCTCGCCGGCAAGCTGAAAGGCGTCGACAACGCCACGGTCAGCGTCAAAGAATTCGACGGCGAAGTAATCTTCCTGCACGAGGTCAAACGCGGTGCCGCGGATCGCAGCTATGGTGTGCAGGTCGCACAGCTTGCAGGCCTTCCTGACTCCGTCATCAACCGTGCGCGTGAAGTTCTGGACATGCTTGAAAAGAACGAACGTGAAGGTGGGTCACAGAAAGCCATCATCGATGACCTCCCACTTTTCGCTGCTGCACCTGAGCCGATGTCTAAACCAAAGGCCGTCCCGTCGCCTGTTGATGAGCGTTTGGGACAGATCATTCCAGACGAACTCACTCCGCGTGAGGCATTGGATTTGCTTTACGAACTCAAAGGTTTGGCAAAGTAG
- a CDS encoding TPM domain-containing protein, with amino-acid sequence MRHLIVGILLLFTATSATAQDYPDYTELYVNDFAYLLSIEEEEVIRDKLKELRSETNIEFTVVIIDRMSNYGHEGEIEPFATGLFNYWGVGGAARNDGVMLLVSRLDRVLRIEVGSGYGDTKNDAMAAIIDDKIVPLFRDDEYEKGINRGVDAIIHEVGGAWPGEFNASFFEKLRNRLSFGLDVIGDWIAVAYAFVAGLLFRLYRRWKRNKPRICPIDRSKMRRVEELEDDKYLKDGQKLEERLKSVDYDVWLCDKCDHRTIESYKSWFSNYGACRSCNYRTLEADSTILEHATTSSTGLKRVDYNCKHCGDKYHTHVTIPKKSKSSSSSSGGFGGGSSSGGGASGSW; translated from the coding sequence TTGCGACATCTGATTGTTGGAATTCTTCTGCTTTTCACGGCGACATCTGCAACTGCACAAGATTACCCGGACTACACAGAACTTTACGTGAATGACTTTGCCTACCTCCTGTCCATTGAGGAAGAAGAGGTCATCCGCGATAAGCTGAAAGAGCTCAGATCTGAGACCAATATCGAGTTTACCGTCGTTATCATAGACCGGATGAGCAACTATGGTCATGAAGGCGAGATTGAACCTTTTGCCACTGGTCTGTTCAACTATTGGGGTGTTGGGGGTGCAGCGCGCAACGATGGTGTGATGCTGTTGGTCTCGCGGCTTGATCGGGTGCTGCGCATTGAAGTTGGCTCTGGCTATGGTGATACAAAAAATGATGCCATGGCGGCCATCATAGACGATAAAATCGTGCCACTGTTTCGCGATGATGAATATGAGAAAGGTATTAACCGTGGGGTCGATGCGATTATTCACGAAGTGGGTGGCGCCTGGCCGGGTGAATTCAACGCGAGCTTCTTTGAGAAATTGCGCAATCGCCTGTCCTTCGGACTGGATGTAATTGGTGATTGGATTGCGGTGGCCTATGCCTTTGTCGCGGGGCTGTTGTTTCGTCTCTATCGTCGTTGGAAGCGGAACAAGCCTCGTATTTGCCCGATTGATCGCAGTAAAATGCGCCGCGTCGAGGAGCTTGAGGACGACAAATACCTCAAGGATGGCCAGAAGCTGGAAGAGCGACTCAAGAGCGTCGATTACGATGTGTGGCTCTGCGATAAATGCGATCACCGGACCATCGAAAGTTACAAATCCTGGTTTTCAAACTATGGGGCCTGCCGCAGTTGTAACTACCGCACTCTTGAAGCGGATTCGACGATCCTTGAGCATGCCACGACGTCAAGTACCGGCCTGAAGCGTGTCGACTACAATTGCAAACATTGCGGGGATAAATACCACACACATGTCACCATTCCGAAGAAGTCGAAAAGTTCGTCTTCTTCCTCAGGCGGTTTTGGCGGCGGCTCGTCTTCCGGTGGCGGGGCCAGTGGCAGTTGGTGA
- a CDS encoding nucleotide exchange factor GrpE, with amino-acid sequence MAEPREEEFLDDVADLEAELQDLDELEDEAIELDELKAERDEYKDRWMRALADAENSRKRADKSRRDAEMYGGSKLARDMLPVYDNMKRAMEAITEEQKAAAPAVIEGIELTMRELLNVFKKHGLEMIAPEVGDKFDPNQHEAMFEAPVPGTKAGEIIQVSAEGFMLHDRLLRPAKVGVSSMTG; translated from the coding sequence ATGGCAGAGCCAAGAGAAGAAGAATTTCTTGATGACGTTGCAGACCTGGAAGCGGAGCTGCAGGATCTGGATGAGCTGGAAGATGAAGCCATTGAGCTGGACGAGCTGAAGGCGGAACGCGACGAATACAAAGATCGCTGGATGCGGGCGTTGGCGGATGCGGAAAATTCCCGCAAACGCGCAGACAAATCCCGCCGGGATGCAGAGATGTACGGCGGTTCCAAACTGGCGCGCGATATGCTGCCTGTTTACGACAATATGAAACGCGCGATGGAAGCCATCACCGAAGAGCAGAAGGCGGCGGCGCCTGCTGTGATCGAAGGTATCGAGCTGACCATGCGTGAGCTGCTGAACGTCTTCAAAAAGCACGGTTTGGAAATGATTGCGCCTGAAGTTGGCGACAAGTTTGATCCAAACCAGCACGAAGCTATGTTTGAAGCGCCGGTGCCGGGCACCAAAGCGGGTGAAATCATTCAGGTTTCCGCCGAAGGCTTTATGCTACATGACCGTCTGCTGCGTCCGGCGAAAGTCGGTGTCAGCTCTATGACGGGCTAA